A DNA window from Streptomyces sp. 71268 contains the following coding sequences:
- a CDS encoding NYN domain-containing protein, with product MDRCVVLVDAGYLLGAAASLLAGEPARSRITVDHTALIKGLRDRAEADTQQPLLRIYWFDGAPDRVPQPEHRRLRVMPRVTVRLGALTRSDGRWAQKGVDAAMHAELTELARNRACSDIVLVTGDGDLLPGLMSAKEHGVAVHLWAVQAADGDYNQSEDLVAEADERRVLDRAWITQAVRAKELPGPCVPSSVPRPEIAAILSAPLPETAAAAAAAGSGQSRPAAHNGTARTAPAAEEPAAQPETEERPAAASGEGGTGNGTRTVPTPKDLAGLGRPGVAASQASVAPAAVATATLRWSSDKGWVERGPAPATGEPPETASLPMLAQLTTAEQRWADREEDITAVSGDPFEVGQVFARRWIARLSDPAHVQQLSTEYPRIPHRIDGELLRYAARFGLLAHKDDQIDEHDRYAIRAGFWREIDTRMAADHAPARD from the coding sequence GTGGACCGCTGCGTCGTCCTGGTGGACGCCGGGTATCTGCTGGGCGCCGCCGCGAGCCTGCTCGCCGGCGAGCCCGCCCGCTCCCGCATCACCGTCGACCACACCGCCCTCATCAAGGGGTTGCGCGACCGCGCCGAGGCCGACACGCAACAGCCGCTGCTGCGCATCTACTGGTTCGACGGCGCCCCTGACCGAGTCCCCCAGCCCGAGCACCGCAGGCTGCGCGTGATGCCCCGGGTCACCGTCCGGCTCGGCGCCCTGACCCGCAGCGACGGGCGCTGGGCGCAGAAGGGCGTGGACGCCGCGATGCACGCGGAGCTCACCGAACTCGCGCGCAACCGGGCCTGCTCCGACATCGTCCTCGTCACCGGGGACGGCGACCTGCTGCCCGGGCTGATGTCCGCCAAGGAGCACGGGGTCGCGGTCCACCTGTGGGCCGTCCAGGCCGCCGACGGCGACTACAACCAGTCCGAGGACCTGGTGGCCGAGGCCGACGAGCGACGGGTCCTGGACCGGGCCTGGATCACCCAGGCGGTACGGGCCAAGGAACTGCCCGGGCCCTGCGTGCCCAGCTCCGTGCCCCGCCCCGAGATCGCCGCCATCCTCTCCGCGCCGCTGCCCGAGACGGCCGCCGCCGCGGCCGCCGCAGGCTCGGGGCAGAGCCGCCCGGCCGCGCACAACGGCACCGCGCGCACCGCGCCCGCCGCCGAGGAGCCGGCCGCCCAGCCGGAGACCGAGGAGCGGCCAGCGGCGGCCTCCGGCGAGGGCGGGACGGGCAACGGCACCAGGACCGTTCCCACCCCCAAGGACCTGGCCGGCCTCGGACGGCCCGGCGTCGCGGCCTCCCAGGCGTCCGTGGCCCCGGCGGCCGTGGCCACCGCGACGCTGCGCTGGTCGTCCGACAAGGGCTGGGTGGAGCGGGGCCCGGCCCCCGCCACCGGCGAACCCCCCGAAACCGCGTCGCTGCCCATGCTGGCCCAGCTCACGACGGCCGAGCAGCGCTGGGCCGACCGCGAGGAGGACATCACCGCCGTCAGCGGCGACCCCTTCGAGGTGGGCCAGGTCTTCGCCCGGCGCTGGATCGCGCGCCTGTCCGACCCCGCGCACGTGCAGCAACTGTCCACGGAGTACCCGCGCATCCCGCACCGCATCGACGGCGAGTTGCTGCGGTACGCGGCCCGCTTCGGCCTCCTCGCGCACAAGGACGACCAGATCGACGAGCACGACCGGTACGCCATCCGCGCCGGCTTCTGGCGCGAAATCGACACCCGGATGGCGGCCGACCACGCTCCCGCGCGGGACTAG
- a CDS encoding ABC transporter ATP-binding protein: protein MCVVRGLVKTYPGARARRGAPQGPAIRASDGIDLDVRRGEIFGLLGPNGAGKSTLVRQLTGLLRPDEGSVDLLGHDLVRHPDRASRLVGYLGQESTALDDLTVALAAETTGRLRGLDARRARAERDAVLDELGLAPIAGRAIKKLSGGQRRLACVAAALVGERPMLVLDEPTTGMDPIARRAVWAAIDRRRAASGTTVLLVTHNVIEAETVLDRVAVMDNGRVIACDTPSGLKALVAGDVRVDLVWRDQPPLDVPEVAALKDAARPTGRRWTLRLAPDEARAVIAAVTGGPAFAALDDFTLATPSLEDVYLALGGRAEGPDGLVKA from the coding sequence GTGTGCGTGGTGCGCGGCCTCGTCAAGACGTACCCCGGCGCCCGGGCCCGACGCGGTGCCCCGCAGGGGCCCGCCATCCGCGCCAGCGACGGCATCGACCTGGACGTGCGGCGCGGCGAGATCTTCGGACTGCTCGGGCCCAACGGCGCCGGCAAGTCCACCCTGGTCCGCCAGCTCACCGGGCTGTTGCGGCCCGACGAGGGCAGCGTCGACCTCCTCGGCCACGACCTGGTGCGCCACCCCGACCGGGCCTCGCGCCTGGTCGGCTACCTGGGGCAGGAGTCGACCGCCCTGGACGACCTGACCGTCGCGCTCGCCGCCGAGACGACCGGGCGGCTGCGCGGCCTGGACGCGCGCCGGGCGCGCGCCGAGCGGGACGCGGTGCTGGACGAACTCGGCCTGGCCCCCATCGCGGGCCGGGCCATCAAGAAGCTCTCCGGCGGCCAGCGTCGGCTGGCGTGCGTGGCCGCCGCGCTGGTCGGCGAGCGCCCCATGCTGGTGCTCGACGAGCCGACCACCGGCATGGACCCCATCGCGCGGCGCGCCGTCTGGGCGGCCATCGACCGTCGGCGGGCCGCGAGCGGCACCACCGTGCTGCTGGTCACGCACAACGTCATCGAGGCCGAGACGGTCCTGGACCGGGTCGCGGTGATGGACAACGGCCGGGTCATCGCCTGCGACACGCCGTCGGGCCTCAAGGCGCTCGTCGCCGGTGACGTGCGGGTCGACCTGGTGTGGCGCGACCAGCCGCCGTTGGACGTGCCCGAGGTGGCGGCCCTCAAGGACGCCGCCCGCCCGACCGGGCGGCGCTGGACGCTGCGGCTGGCGCCCGACGAGGCGCGCGCGGTGATCGCCGCGGTGACCGGCGGCCCGGCCTTCGCCGCCCTCGACGACTTCACCCTGGCCACGCCCAGCCTGGAGGACGTGTACCTGGCCCTGGGCGGGCGCGCCGAGGGCCCCGACGGGCTGGTGAAGGCGTGA
- a CDS encoding ABC transporter permease, whose amino-acid sequence MPARAAAAPSEGAQDGQSAQETTGVREPAPLAARARLLPSLAAVYRAQLSRARVARIPLLFVATFQSIGIMILMRGVVDGGSEARAVVSGASVLVVAFVALNLLAQYFGALRASGGLDHYATLPVPPAAVVLGAAGAYASFTVPGTIVTAVAGSVLFGLPMTHLWVLLAVIPLAGAALAGLGAVLGLLAPRPELATLCGQLGMSAALLLGVLPAERMPALVAYARDLLPSTYGVEALTRSFDAHPDWLAVGVNLGVCAAVGVVSLAAATWAYRRAAVR is encoded by the coding sequence GTGCCCGCCCGTGCCGCCGCCGCGCCGAGCGAGGGCGCGCAGGACGGCCAGAGTGCCCAGGAGACGACCGGCGTCCGGGAGCCGGCCCCGCTCGCGGCGCGGGCGCGGCTGCTGCCCTCGCTCGCCGCCGTGTACCGGGCCCAGCTCTCGCGGGCCCGGGTGGCGCGCATCCCGCTGCTGTTCGTGGCCACCTTCCAGTCCATCGGCATCATGATCCTGATGCGCGGAGTCGTGGACGGCGGGAGCGAGGCGCGCGCCGTGGTCTCCGGGGCCAGCGTCCTGGTCGTCGCCTTCGTCGCGCTCAACCTGCTCGCCCAGTACTTCGGAGCGCTGCGCGCCAGCGGCGGCCTCGACCACTACGCGACGCTGCCGGTGCCACCGGCGGCCGTGGTGCTCGGCGCGGCCGGCGCGTACGCCTCCTTCACCGTGCCCGGCACCATCGTCACGGCCGTCGCCGGCAGCGTGCTGTTCGGGCTGCCGATGACCCACCTGTGGGTGCTGCTCGCGGTGATCCCGCTGGCCGGCGCCGCGCTCGCCGGGCTCGGCGCGGTCCTCGGGCTGCTCGCGCCGCGCCCCGAGCTGGCCACGCTCTGCGGACAGCTCGGCATGTCAGCGGCCCTGCTGCTGGGCGTGCTGCCGGCCGAGCGGATGCCCGCGCTGGTGGCGTACGCGCGCGACCTCCTGCCCTCCACCTACGGCGTGGAGGCGCTGACCCGTTCCTTCGACGCGCACCCCGACTGGCTGGCCGTCGGGGTGAACCTCGGGGTGTGCGCGGCGGTGGGGGTGGTCTCGCTGGCCGCCGCCACCTGGGCCTACCGCAGGGCCGCGGTGCGGTGA
- the ybaK gene encoding Cys-tRNA(Pro) deacylase encodes MGKKSQPGTKAAKARKQPSGGTPATVALTDAGVEFTLHSYVHDPNDPAYTSYGEEAARALGLAPEQVFKTLVADVDGALTVAVVPVSGSLDLKALAAAVGGKRAAMADPAAAERATGYVRGGISPLGQRRRLRTAVDASAAEHATVCVSAGRRGLEVELSPTDLVALTDAVLAPIARA; translated from the coding sequence GTGGGAAAGAAGTCGCAACCCGGTACGAAGGCGGCGAAGGCGAGGAAACAGCCGTCCGGTGGCACCCCGGCCACCGTCGCCCTCACCGACGCCGGCGTCGAGTTCACCCTGCACTCGTACGTACACGACCCGAACGACCCCGCCTACACCTCGTACGGCGAAGAGGCGGCCCGCGCCCTCGGTCTCGCGCCGGAACAGGTCTTCAAGACGCTGGTCGCGGACGTGGACGGCGCGCTGACCGTGGCCGTCGTGCCGGTCTCCGGCTCGCTCGACCTCAAGGCGCTGGCCGCCGCGGTGGGCGGCAAGCGGGCCGCGATGGCCGACCCGGCCGCCGCCGAACGGGCCACCGGGTACGTGCGCGGCGGCATCTCGCCGCTGGGCCAGCGCCGGCGGCTGCGGACGGCCGTCGACGCCTCCGCCGCCGAGCACGCCACGGTGTGCGTGTCGGCGGGCCGACGCGGCCTTGAGGTCGAACTCTCCCCCACCGACCTCGTGGCCCTGACCGACGCGGTGCTGGCCCCGATCGCCCGCGCCTGA
- a CDS encoding LON peptidase substrate-binding domain-containing protein codes for MTAARLPLFPLNTVLFPGLVLPLNVFEQRYRALMRDLAALPSDEPRNFAVVAIRDGREVAPTAPGLPDPTAEPELGAAAGFGDDPMRALHTVGCIADAATIREQEDGTYEAVATGTTRFKLLSVDASGPYLTAEVEPLEESAGDGAGALASGVIRAFRTYQKRLAGARERSVATSQDLPDEPSVLSYLVAAAAVLDVPAKQRLLQAPDTASRLAEELKLLRAEAAVIGKLPSLPMVDLTRRPTSPN; via the coding sequence GTGACTGCCGCCCGCCTGCCGCTCTTCCCGTTGAACACCGTGCTGTTTCCCGGGCTCGTGCTGCCGCTCAACGTCTTCGAGCAGCGCTACCGCGCCCTGATGCGCGACCTCGCGGCCCTGCCGTCGGACGAGCCGCGCAACTTCGCCGTCGTCGCCATCCGCGACGGCCGGGAGGTCGCGCCGACGGCCCCCGGCCTCCCCGACCCGACCGCCGAGCCGGAGCTGGGGGCCGCGGCCGGGTTCGGCGACGACCCGATGCGCGCCCTGCACACGGTGGGCTGTATCGCGGACGCGGCCACCATCCGCGAGCAGGAGGACGGCACCTACGAGGCCGTCGCCACCGGCACCACCCGCTTCAAGCTGCTGTCCGTGGACGCCTCGGGCCCGTATCTGACGGCCGAGGTCGAGCCGTTGGAGGAGAGCGCGGGCGACGGCGCCGGCGCGCTGGCCTCCGGGGTCATCCGGGCGTTCCGCACGTACCAGAAGCGGCTCGCCGGGGCGCGTGAGCGCTCGGTCGCCACCTCCCAGGACCTGCCGGACGAGCCGTCGGTGCTCTCCTACCTGGTGGCCGCCGCCGCGGTGCTCGACGTGCCGGCCAAGCAGCGGCTGCTGCAGGCCCCGGACACGGCCAGCCGGCTGGCGGAGGAGCTGAAACTGCTGCGCGCCGAGGCCGCGGTGATCGGTAAGCTCCCCTCCCTGCCCATGGTCGACCTGACCCGGCGCCCCACCAGCCCCAACTGA
- a CDS encoding oxidoreductase, whose translation MTEPHEGDPPDGLGLTPAEWGMWQAFRTGSTFDLRSPNQHRNDPTGPHAWGPERSVRARVLALLLLEPPPAQPGRVAALKLNGAYVTGTLELSGGTIAPFVELRNCRFEQEILLPESRFTTLRLVGCAIPRIEAARLHTEGDLHLPGCTVDRGIRLTDAQIGTDLLLNQLVVRKDRFGRSITADGLNVAQDFQAELIESYGELTMRGAQIGVSLSLRGSKLRNPYGRRALNAPQLSVERTLYLTPAGVTGSPFSTGTTPPYGTTLPPAGGPRTQRFECEGGVRLDDGRFGDAVDLDQARFTMASNQELSMRRVQTPELRFLCERQQSGRVVLSGAKVVNLVDKSTSWPGPGGLAMAGFGYESLIPRGHFPLPRRLEWVAAATPEYAPEPYEMLATALRDSGEEEFAREVLLAKQRRRRETLPLAGKAWGYLQDWMVAYGYRPGRAAVWIALLWAVGAVFFARHQPEPIKEGEGPEWNAALYTLDVLLPVIDLGQANFWTPNGTAQWVTAVLVLLGWVLATTVAAGASRLLRRN comes from the coding sequence GTGACGGAACCACACGAGGGAGACCCGCCCGACGGGCTGGGCCTGACTCCCGCCGAGTGGGGCATGTGGCAGGCGTTCCGCACCGGCAGCACCTTCGACCTGCGCTCCCCCAACCAGCACCGCAACGACCCGACCGGCCCGCACGCCTGGGGCCCCGAGCGCAGCGTGCGGGCCCGGGTGCTGGCGTTGCTGCTGCTCGAGCCGCCGCCGGCGCAGCCGGGCCGGGTCGCCGCGCTCAAGCTCAACGGCGCGTACGTCACCGGCACCCTGGAGCTGTCCGGCGGCACCATCGCCCCCTTCGTGGAGCTGCGCAACTGCCGCTTCGAACAGGAGATCCTGCTGCCGGAGAGCCGGTTCACCACGCTGCGGCTCGTCGGCTGCGCCATCCCCCGCATCGAGGCCGCCCGGCTGCACACCGAGGGCGACCTGCACCTGCCGGGCTGCACGGTGGACCGAGGCATCCGGTTGACCGACGCGCAGATAGGCACCGACCTGCTGCTCAACCAGCTCGTGGTGCGCAAGGACCGGTTCGGCCGGTCGATCACCGCGGACGGCCTCAACGTCGCCCAGGACTTCCAGGCCGAACTGATCGAGTCCTACGGCGAGCTGACCATGCGCGGCGCGCAGATCGGGGTCTCGCTCAGCCTGCGCGGCAGCAAGCTGCGCAACCCGTACGGCCGCCGCGCGCTCAACGCCCCGCAGCTCAGCGTGGAGCGCACGCTGTACCTGACGCCCGCGGGGGTCACCGGCTCCCCGTTCTCGACGGGCACCACCCCGCCGTACGGCACGACGCTGCCGCCGGCCGGGGGCCCGCGCACGCAGCGCTTCGAGTGCGAGGGCGGGGTGCGCCTGGACGACGGCCGGTTCGGCGACGCCGTCGACCTCGACCAGGCGCGCTTCACCATGGCCAGCAACCAGGAGCTGTCGATGCGCCGGGTGCAGACGCCCGAGCTGCGGTTCCTGTGCGAGCGGCAGCAGAGCGGGCGGGTCGTGCTGTCCGGCGCGAAGGTGGTCAACCTGGTCGACAAGTCCACGAGCTGGCCGGGGCCCGGTGGCCTGGCGATGGCGGGGTTCGGCTACGAGTCGCTGATCCCGCGTGGCCACTTCCCGCTCCCCCGGCGCCTTGAGTGGGTGGCGGCGGCCACCCCGGAGTACGCGCCGGAGCCGTACGAGATGCTGGCCACCGCCCTGCGGGACAGCGGCGAGGAGGAGTTCGCCCGCGAGGTGCTGCTCGCCAAGCAGCGCCGCCGCCGCGAGACGCTGCCGCTGGCCGGCAAGGCGTGGGGCTACCTCCAGGACTGGATGGTGGCCTACGGCTACCGGCCGGGCCGGGCGGCGGTGTGGATCGCGCTGCTGTGGGCGGTCGGCGCGGTCTTCTTCGCCCGCCACCAGCCCGAGCCGATCAAGGAGGGCGAGGGTCCGGAGTGGAACGCGGCGCTGTACACGCTGGACGTGTTGTTACCGGTGATCGACCTCGGCCAGGCCAACTTCTGGACGCCGAACGGTACGGCGCAGTGGGTGACGGCCGTGCTCGTCCTCCTCGGCTGGGTGCTGGCCACGACGGTCGCGGCCGGCGCCTCGCGCCTGCTGCGCCGCAACTGA
- the hisD gene encoding histidinol dehydrogenase translates to MISRIDLRGAALPEGAALRALLPRADFDVSAALEKVRPLCEDVLHRGDAALIELAERFDGVRLERVRVPEEALDQALADLDPKVRAALEESIRRARLVHREQRRAPHRVQVVPGGSVTEKWVPVERVGLYAPGGRSVYPSSVIMNAVPAQEAGVASIALASPPQAGFGGLPHPTILAACALLGVREVYAAGGAQAVAMFAHGTRSCAPANMVTGPGNIWVAAAKRYFTGRIGIDTEAGPTEIAILADDSADAEHVAADLISQAEHDPLAAAVLVTDSAELADAVDKELATQVAASKHVEDRIAPALAGRQSAIVLVDGVEEGLRVVDAYGAEHLEIQTRDAAALAERVRNAGAIFVGPYAPVSLGDYCAGSNHVLPTGGCACHSSGLSVQSFLRGIHIVDYTRDALADVARHVVTLAEAEDLPAHGAAIKARFGWKVPETTT, encoded by the coding sequence GTGATCTCCCGAATCGATCTGCGCGGCGCCGCCCTTCCCGAGGGCGCCGCCCTGCGCGCGTTGCTGCCCCGAGCCGACTTCGACGTGTCGGCCGCCCTGGAGAAGGTGCGGCCCCTGTGTGAAGACGTGCTCCATCGCGGCGACGCGGCGCTGATCGAGCTGGCGGAGCGCTTCGACGGCGTGCGCCTGGAGCGGGTCCGGGTGCCCGAGGAGGCGCTCGACCAGGCCCTGGCCGACCTCGACCCGAAGGTGCGCGCGGCCCTGGAGGAGTCCATCCGACGGGCCCGCCTGGTCCACCGCGAACAGCGCCGCGCGCCGCACCGCGTGCAGGTCGTGCCCGGCGGCAGCGTCACCGAGAAGTGGGTGCCGGTCGAGCGGGTCGGCCTGTACGCGCCCGGTGGCCGCTCCGTCTACCCGTCCTCCGTGATCATGAACGCGGTCCCGGCGCAGGAGGCCGGCGTCGCCTCCATCGCGCTGGCCTCGCCGCCCCAGGCGGGGTTCGGCGGCCTGCCGCACCCGACGATCCTCGCCGCCTGCGCGCTGCTCGGCGTGCGCGAGGTGTACGCGGCCGGCGGCGCCCAGGCCGTCGCCATGTTCGCCCACGGCACGCGGTCCTGCGCCCCCGCGAACATGGTCACCGGCCCCGGCAACATCTGGGTCGCCGCCGCCAAGCGCTACTTCACCGGCCGGATCGGCATCGACACCGAGGCCGGCCCCACCGAGATCGCGATCCTCGCGGACGACAGTGCCGACGCCGAGCACGTCGCCGCCGACCTGATCAGCCAGGCCGAGCACGACCCGCTCGCCGCCGCCGTGCTGGTCACCGACTCCGCCGAGCTGGCCGACGCGGTCGACAAGGAGCTGGCCACCCAGGTCGCGGCCAGCAAGCACGTCGAGGACCGGATCGCGCCGGCGCTGGCCGGCCGACAGTCCGCGATCGTCCTGGTGGACGGCGTCGAGGAGGGGCTGCGGGTCGTCGACGCGTACGGCGCCGAGCACCTGGAGATCCAGACCCGGGACGCCGCCGCCCTCGCCGAGCGGGTGCGCAACGCCGGGGCGATCTTCGTCGGCCCGTACGCGCCCGTCTCGCTTGGCGACTACTGCGCCGGCTCCAACCACGTGCTGCCCACCGGCGGCTGTGCCTGCCACTCGTCGGGCCTGTCCGTCCAGTCCTTCCTGCGCGGCATCCACATCGTGGACTACACGCGGGACGCGCTCGCCGACGTCGCCCGCCACGTGGTGACCCTCGCCGAGGCCGAGGACCTGCCGGCACACGGCGCGGCGATCAAGGCCAGGTTCGGCTGGAAGGTACCGGAGACCACCACGTGA
- a CDS encoding histidinol-phosphate transaminase has product MSGIDDLPVRDELRGKSPYGAPQLDVPVRLNTNENPYPLPDELVADIARRVAEAARNLNRYPDRDAVELRTALAAYLTRTAGHRVETAGVWAANGSNEILQQLLQTFGGPGRTAIGFDPSYSMHALIARGTGTGWVSGPRREDFTIDVAAATAEIARLRPHVVFVCSPNNPTGTAVAADTVLALYEAAQAARERGALVVVDEAYGEFSHQPSLLPLIAGRPRLVLSRTMSKAFGAAGLRLGYLAADPAVVDAVQLVRLPYHLSAVTQATALAALDHTDTLLGYVEQLKAERDRLVTELRAIGCPVTDSDANFVLFGIPTALAGRWGDPAADSHGMWRAILDHGVLVRDNGVPGWLRVSAGTPAENDAFLDAVRAVLKENE; this is encoded by the coding sequence GTGAGCGGCATCGACGACCTGCCCGTCCGGGACGAACTGCGCGGCAAGAGCCCCTACGGCGCGCCGCAGCTCGACGTCCCGGTGCGGCTGAACACCAACGAGAACCCCTACCCGCTGCCCGACGAGCTGGTGGCCGACATCGCCCGGCGCGTCGCCGAGGCCGCCCGGAACCTCAACCGCTACCCCGACCGGGACGCGGTCGAGCTGCGCACCGCCCTCGCCGCCTACCTGACCCGCACCGCGGGCCACCGGGTGGAGACGGCGGGCGTGTGGGCGGCCAACGGCTCCAACGAGATCCTCCAGCAGCTCCTGCAGACCTTCGGCGGGCCGGGCCGCACCGCGATCGGCTTCGACCCCTCGTACTCGATGCACGCCCTGATCGCGCGCGGCACCGGCACCGGCTGGGTCTCCGGGCCCAGGCGCGAGGACTTCACGATCGACGTGGCAGCGGCCACCGCCGAGATCGCCCGGCTGCGCCCGCACGTGGTCTTCGTCTGCTCGCCGAACAACCCGACCGGCACCGCCGTCGCCGCGGACACCGTGCTCGCCCTGTACGAGGCGGCGCAGGCCGCGCGCGAGCGGGGCGCCCTGGTGGTCGTCGACGAGGCGTACGGCGAGTTCAGCCACCAGCCCTCGCTGCTGCCGCTGATCGCCGGCCGGCCACGGCTGGTGCTCAGCCGCACCATGTCGAAGGCGTTCGGCGCGGCCGGGCTGCGCCTGGGCTACCTGGCGGCCGACCCGGCCGTGGTGGACGCCGTGCAGTTGGTGCGGCTGCCCTACCACCTGTCCGCCGTCACCCAGGCCACCGCGCTGGCCGCCCTCGACCACACCGATACGCTGCTCGGGTACGTCGAGCAGCTCAAGGCCGAGCGGGACCGGCTGGTGACCGAGCTGCGCGCCATCGGCTGCCCGGTCACGGACTCGGACGCCAACTTCGTGCTGTTCGGCATCCCCACGGCCCTCGCCGGCCGCTGGGGTGACCCGGCCGCCGACTCGCACGGCATGTGGCGGGCGATCCTCGACCACGGCGTGCTGGTGCGCGACAACGGCGTGCCGGGCTGGCTGCGGGTGAGCGCCGGGACACCGGCGGAGAACGACGCGTTCCTGGACGCGGTCCGGGCGGTACTGAAGGAGAACGAGTGA
- the hisB gene encoding imidazoleglycerol-phosphate dehydratase HisB: protein MTRVGRVERATKETSVLVEIDLDGTGRTEISTGVGFYDHMLDQLGRHGLFDLTVRTEGDLHIDTHHTIEDTALALGAAFRQALGDKVGIYRFGNCTVPLDESLAQVTVDLSGRPYLVHTEPENIAPMIGSYDTTMTRHILESFVAQAQVALHVHVPYGRNAHHIVECQFKALARALRYASERDPRAAGILPSTKGAL, encoded by the coding sequence ATGACCCGCGTAGGACGCGTGGAGCGCGCCACCAAGGAGACCTCCGTCCTGGTCGAGATCGACCTCGACGGCACCGGGCGGACCGAGATCTCCACCGGGGTCGGCTTCTACGACCACATGCTCGACCAGCTCGGCCGGCACGGCCTCTTCGACCTCACCGTCAGGACCGAGGGCGACCTGCACATCGACACCCACCACACGATCGAGGACACCGCCCTCGCGCTGGGCGCCGCGTTCCGGCAGGCCCTCGGCGACAAGGTCGGCATCTACCGGTTCGGCAACTGCACGGTCCCCCTCGACGAGTCGCTGGCCCAGGTCACCGTGGACCTGTCGGGCCGCCCGTACCTTGTGCACACCGAGCCCGAGAACATCGCCCCGATGATCGGCAGCTACGACACGACGATGACCCGGCACATCCTGGAGTCCTTCGTCGCGCAGGCCCAGGTGGCGCTGCACGTCCACGTGCCGTACGGGCGCAACGCGCACCACATCGTCGAGTGCCAGTTCAAGGCGCTGGCCCGGGCGCTGCGGTACGCCAGCGAGCGCGACCCGCGCGCGGCCGGCATCCTGCCCTCCACCAAGGGCGCGCTGTGA
- the hisH gene encoding imidazole glycerol phosphate synthase subunit HisH, with translation MSGRKPSVVVFDYGFGNVRSAERALAHVGADVEITSDYDRAMTADGLLVPGVGAFAACMRGLRAARGDWIVGRRLAGSRPVLGICVGMQILFERGIEHGVETEGLDEWPGTVGPLEAPVVPHMGWNTVTPAEDSTLFAGLDADARFYFVHSYAVREWSLEVANPAMRPPQVTWATHGEPFVAAVENGPLRATQFHPEKSGDAGAHLLTNWLDTL, from the coding sequence ATGAGTGGACGCAAGCCCTCGGTGGTCGTCTTCGACTACGGCTTCGGCAACGTGCGCTCCGCCGAGCGCGCGCTGGCCCATGTCGGGGCCGACGTGGAGATCACCAGCGACTACGACCGGGCCATGACGGCCGACGGCCTGCTGGTCCCCGGCGTGGGCGCGTTCGCCGCCTGCATGCGGGGGCTGCGGGCCGCCCGCGGCGACTGGATCGTCGGCCGCCGGCTCGCCGGCTCCCGGCCCGTGCTCGGCATCTGCGTCGGCATGCAGATCCTCTTCGAGCGCGGCATCGAGCACGGCGTGGAGACGGAGGGCCTGGACGAGTGGCCGGGTACGGTCGGGCCGCTTGAGGCTCCGGTCGTACCGCACATGGGCTGGAACACGGTCACCCCCGCCGAGGACTCCACGCTCTTCGCCGGCCTCGACGCGGACGCCCGGTTCTACTTCGTGCACTCCTACGCGGTACGGGAGTGGTCGCTGGAGGTCGCCAACCCCGCGATGCGCCCGCCCCAGGTCACCTGGGCCACGCACGGCGAGCCGTTCGTCGCGGCCGTCGAGAACGGCCCGCTGCGCGCCACCCAGTTCCACCCCGAGAAGTCCGGCGACGCCGGAGCACACCTGCTGACCAACTGGCTCGACACCCTCTAG
- the priA gene encoding bifunctional 1-(5-phosphoribosyl)-5-((5-phosphoribosylamino)methylideneamino)imidazole-4-carboxamide isomerase/phosphoribosylanthranilate isomerase PriA, whose product MSKLELLPAVDVRDGQAVRLVHGESGSETSYGDPLAAALTWQRAGAEWLHLVDLDAAFGTGDNREQIAEVTRAMELKVELSGGIRDDASLAAALATGCTRVNLGTAALESPEWVAKVIAEHGDRIAVGLDVRGTTLRGRGWTRDGGDLFTTLTRLDAEGCARYVVTDIAKDGTLQGPNLGLLRDVCAATDRPVVASGGVSSLDDLRALASLVPEGVEGAIVGKALYAEAFTLEEALEAVSA is encoded by the coding sequence ATGAGCAAGCTCGAACTCCTCCCCGCCGTCGACGTACGCGACGGCCAGGCCGTCCGCCTCGTGCACGGGGAGTCCGGCTCCGAGACCTCCTACGGCGACCCGCTGGCCGCGGCGCTGACCTGGCAGCGGGCGGGGGCCGAGTGGCTGCACCTGGTCGACCTCGACGCGGCGTTCGGCACCGGCGACAACCGGGAGCAGATCGCCGAGGTCACCCGGGCCATGGAGCTCAAGGTCGAACTGTCCGGCGGCATCCGCGACGACGCCTCGCTGGCCGCCGCGCTGGCCACCGGCTGCACCCGGGTCAACCTCGGCACCGCGGCCCTGGAGTCCCCGGAGTGGGTGGCCAAGGTCATCGCCGAGCACGGCGACCGCATCGCCGTCGGCCTCGACGTACGCGGCACCACGCTGCGCGGCCGGGGCTGGACCCGTGACGGTGGCGACCTGTTCACCACCCTGACCCGGCTGGACGCCGAGGGCTGCGCCCGCTACGTCGTCACCGACATCGCCAAGGACGGCACGCTCCAGGGCCCGAACCTGGGACTCCTGCGGGATGTGTGCGCCGCCACCGACCGGCCCGTCGTCGCCTCCGGCGGCGTCTCCTCCCTCGACGACCTGCGGGCGCTGGCCAGCCTGGTACCGGAGGGCGTCGAGGGGGCCATCGTCGGCAAGGCGCTCTACGCCGAGGCGTTCACCCTGGAAGAGGCGTTGGAGGCCGTGTCCGCATGA